One part of the Candidatus Methylomirabilota bacterium genome encodes these proteins:
- a CDS encoding PrpF domain-containing protein: MAQGRVRAVYMRGGTSRCLAFHERDLPPAGPERDRVLLVALGSPDPYGRQLDGLGGGISSLSKAFIIGPPTHPDAQVDYTFAQVEVSRAVVDYTGNCGNCSSAVGPFAIDERLVPSSNGETAVRIHNTNTKKIIVARVPVVDGEAAVVGDFELPGVAGLGARIALDFLEPGGSRTGRLLPTGRARDVIAGVEVSLVDASNPVVFVRAKDLDLTGTETPAAMDSDRALVARLEALRAAGAEAMGIPGSAATPKIAVVAPPTAFTALDGVGYDAEQTDVVGRCISMGNAHRAFALTAAMCLAVAAQVDGTVVSECAGGRVGDLRLGHPSGVLPIAASVGRRDHAAWAERVTVYRTARRLMEGYVRIP; the protein is encoded by the coding sequence ATGGCTCAGGGACGGGTGCGGGCGGTCTACATGCGCGGCGGCACCAGCCGCTGCCTCGCTTTCCACGAACGGGATCTGCCGCCGGCCGGGCCGGAGCGTGACCGCGTGCTGCTGGTCGCGCTGGGCAGTCCGGATCCCTATGGCCGTCAGCTCGACGGCCTGGGCGGCGGCATCTCCTCGCTGTCGAAGGCGTTCATCATCGGCCCGCCGACCCATCCCGACGCGCAGGTCGACTACACCTTCGCCCAGGTCGAGGTGAGCCGCGCGGTGGTGGACTACACGGGCAACTGCGGCAACTGCTCCTCCGCGGTCGGCCCCTTCGCCATCGACGAGCGGCTGGTGCCCTCCTCCAACGGCGAGACCGCGGTGCGCATCCACAACACCAACACGAAGAAGATCATCGTGGCGCGCGTGCCGGTGGTGGACGGCGAGGCCGCCGTGGTCGGCGATTTCGAGCTGCCCGGCGTGGCCGGGCTGGGCGCCCGCATCGCGCTCGACTTCCTCGAGCCGGGCGGGTCCCGCACCGGCCGCCTCCTGCCCACCGGCCGGGCGCGCGACGTGATCGCCGGGGTCGAGGTCTCGCTGGTGGACGCCAGCAATCCGGTGGTGTTCGTGCGCGCCAAGGATCTCGACCTTACCGGCACCGAGACGCCCGCCGCGATGGACAGCGATCGCGCCCTGGTGGCGCGGCTCGAGGCCCTCCGGGCGGCCGGCGCCGAGGCCATGGGCATCCCGGGCAGCGCGGCCACGCCCAAGATCGCGGTGGTGGCGCCGCCCACGGCGTTCACCGCGCTGGACGGCGTGGGCTACGACGCCGAGCAGACCGACGTGGTCGGGCGCTGCATCTCGATGGGCAACGCGCACCGCGCCTTTGCGCTCACCGCGGCCATGTGCCTGGCGGTGGCGGCGCAGGTCGACGGCACCGTGGTGAGCGAGTGCGCGGGCGGACGCGTGGGGGATCTGCGCCTCGGCCATCCGTCGGGCGTGCTGCCCATCGCGGCCTCGGTCGGCCGCCGTGACCACGCGGCGTGGGCCGAGCGGGTGACCGTGTACCGCACCGCGCGCCGGCTCATGGAAGGCTACGTCCGCATTCCGTGA
- a CDS encoding ABC transporter substrate-binding protein — MDRLLEDLIARRALFRVAGAAVLAAPAAVLAQTTARVHRLGLLAPTPPPTPADGTAAVRSVPAFLEEMGYRPGRNLVLEQRYAAGRLERLPALARELVRARIDVIVAIGAAATRAARAASTTVPVVFLGNFDPIAIGLVKSLARPEANVTGVLIAPAGTLAGKKLELLKAAVPRATRIALLSHEDPGLRAQEQETDAAAVALGIALPVTRVVGGDYERAFTALVADRPDALFVGASTYFMRDRKRIIELAARHRLPAIYEWPEQVEEGGLMSYGSDLGATTRRVAQYVDRIFKGARPGDLPVEQPTELQLVVNLRTARALGLDLSPALLARAARVIE; from the coding sequence TTGGATCGGCTCCTGGAAGATCTGATCGCGCGCCGGGCGCTCTTCCGCGTGGCCGGAGCGGCGGTCCTCGCCGCTCCGGCGGCCGTTCTCGCCCAGACGACGGCTCGCGTCCATCGACTGGGCCTCCTGGCGCCCACCCCGCCGCCCACGCCGGCGGACGGGACCGCGGCGGTTCGCTCGGTGCCCGCGTTCCTCGAGGAGATGGGGTATCGACCGGGCCGGAACCTGGTCCTCGAGCAGCGGTACGCCGCCGGCCGGCTCGAGCGGCTTCCCGCGCTGGCTCGCGAGCTGGTCCGCGCCCGGATCGACGTCATCGTCGCAATCGGCGCCGCGGCGACCCGGGCCGCGCGGGCGGCCAGCACCACGGTGCCGGTGGTCTTCCTCGGCAATTTCGATCCGATCGCGATCGGCCTCGTGAAGAGCCTCGCCAGACCGGAGGCCAACGTGACCGGGGTCCTGATCGCCCCGGCGGGCACCCTCGCCGGCAAGAAGCTCGAGCTGCTGAAGGCCGCGGTACCCCGCGCCACCCGCATCGCGCTGCTCTCCCACGAGGATCCCGGCCTCCGCGCCCAGGAGCAGGAGACCGACGCCGCCGCCGTCGCCCTCGGCATCGCGCTGCCGGTCACGCGGGTGGTCGGCGGCGACTACGAGCGCGCCTTCACCGCGCTGGTCGCCGATCGGCCCGACGCGCTGTTCGTGGGCGCGTCGACCTACTTCATGCGCGACCGCAAGCGCATCATCGAGCTGGCGGCCCGGCATCGCCTCCCCGCCATCTACGAGTGGCCCGAGCAGGTCGAGGAGGGCGGCCTCATGTCCTACGGCAGCGATCTCGGCGCGACGACCCGCCGCGTCGCCCAGTACGTGGACCGCATCTTCAAGGGCGCCCGGCCCGGCGACCTGCCCGTCGAGCAGCCCACCGAGCTGCAGCTCGTCGTCAATCTGCGGACGGCCCGGGCCCTGGGGCTCGACCTGT
- a CDS encoding ABC transporter substrate-binding protein, with protein MATTRRQFLKTAGGAAAAGAIGFPAVARAQARPGVPSDPVKIGILAIRAGIAAPVGAAGLRGTEWWAERVNKSGGILGRPVQLVVEEESTPKDTVERYRKLILQDKVEVVIGGISTGVTLALGPVAEEMETPWLSWDGTTQKGIEETMPSPKWAFRSVDNEVEAIVAGQLTPKYFRGIKSVAGIGNDYSYGHDCWQTYQAVLKRYVPDVKFVLELFPKLGVTDFTSHIAAIQQAKPDLLMCSFWSGDATIIMKQAAAVGLFKNMKGVFTTAGGVHDSLKKEFTPEGLLLGYNSMYFADPKGSPLLKQFVSEYRSKYNEYPPYECDHAYFNIESYKAAVEKAYSTSKKWPSRAEVVKALEGIEVDSLSGKRSWRADHVQMCSFYQGITTHKNSYDFVTIDPVEVVSTRQGMKPSGAKLMDWIGSWKI; from the coding sequence ATGGCGACGACGAGACGGCAATTCCTCAAGACGGCGGGCGGCGCGGCGGCCGCCGGCGCGATCGGCTTTCCGGCGGTGGCGCGGGCCCAGGCCAGGCCGGGGGTGCCTTCGGACCCGGTCAAGATCGGCATCCTGGCCATCCGGGCCGGGATCGCGGCCCCGGTGGGCGCGGCCGGGCTGCGCGGCACCGAGTGGTGGGCGGAGCGGGTCAACAAGTCGGGGGGCATCCTCGGCCGCCCGGTGCAGCTGGTCGTCGAGGAGGAATCCACCCCGAAGGACACCGTGGAGCGCTACCGCAAGCTCATCCTCCAGGACAAGGTCGAGGTGGTCATCGGCGGGATCTCCACCGGGGTGACGCTGGCCCTGGGCCCCGTCGCGGAGGAGATGGAGACGCCGTGGCTGTCCTGGGACGGCACGACCCAGAAGGGCATCGAGGAGACCATGCCCAGCCCGAAGTGGGCCTTCCGCAGCGTGGACAACGAGGTCGAGGCCATCGTGGCCGGCCAGCTGACCCCGAAGTACTTCAGGGGCATCAAGTCGGTCGCGGGCATCGGCAACGACTACTCCTACGGCCACGACTGCTGGCAGACCTACCAGGCGGTGCTCAAGCGCTACGTGCCGGACGTGAAGTTCGTGCTCGAGCTGTTCCCCAAGCTCGGGGTGACCGACTTCACCTCGCACATCGCGGCCATCCAGCAGGCCAAGCCGGACCTGCTCATGTGCTCGTTCTGGTCGGGCGACGCGACGATCATCATGAAGCAGGCCGCCGCGGTCGGACTGTTCAAGAACATGAAGGGCGTCTTCACCACCGCGGGCGGGGTGCACGACTCGCTCAAGAAGGAGTTCACCCCCGAGGGGCTCCTGCTCGGCTACAACAGCATGTACTTCGCCGACCCCAAGGGCAGCCCGCTGCTCAAGCAATTCGTGAGCGAGTACCGGAGCAAGTACAACGAGTACCCGCCCTACGAGTGCGACCACGCCTACTTCAACATCGAGTCCTACAAGGCCGCGGTGGAGAAGGCCTACTCCACGTCGAAGAAGTGGCCGTCCCGGGCGGAAGTCGTCAAGGCCCTCGAGGGCATCGAGGTGGACTCGCTCTCGGGCAAGCGGTCGTGGCGGGCCGACCACGTGCAGATGTGCAGCTTCTATCAGGGCATCACCACCCACAAGAACAGCTACGACTTCGTCACCATCGATCCGGTCGAGGTGGTCTCCACCCGGCAGGGCATGAAGCCGTCGGGCGCCAAGCTGATGGATTGGATCGGCTCCTGGAAGATCTGA
- a CDS encoding acyl-CoA dehydrogenase family protein has product MPRPTFTDEHEMLRRTVRAFVEKEVVPHVDAWEEAGRIPRAFWRRLGELGLLGLEFPTEYGGGGGDFLSSVVLGEEMARCRSGGVAFSVLVHTDMSSPWLTRFGTEAQKRAYLPGIVSGETVCALGITEPGTGSDMAGIATRAVRDGDRYLLTGSKIFITNGVHGDLYFIAARTHAGTAERRHAGISMFLVERGWPGFTVSRRLDKMGMCASDTAELSLEECPVPVANLLGEEGRGFHQLAAGLQRERIMAAVLALSGAGQALEDTTGYLRERHAFDGPLAGKPVLRHRVADMATEIEAARHLVHHAAALYTAGEDCVTAVSMAKLFATEVANRVAYQAVQLHGGYGYMREFPVERFFRDVRLWTIASGTSEIMREIIAKRILS; this is encoded by the coding sequence GTGCCGCGGCCGACGTTCACCGATGAGCACGAGATGCTGCGGCGGACCGTGCGCGCGTTCGTGGAGAAGGAGGTCGTGCCCCACGTCGACGCGTGGGAGGAGGCCGGCCGCATCCCGCGGGCGTTCTGGCGCCGGCTCGGCGAGCTGGGGCTGCTCGGCCTCGAGTTCCCCACCGAGTACGGCGGCGGCGGCGGGGACTTTCTCTCCAGCGTGGTGCTGGGCGAGGAGATGGCGCGCTGCCGATCGGGCGGGGTGGCGTTCAGCGTGCTCGTGCACACCGACATGTCCTCGCCGTGGCTCACCCGCTTCGGCACCGAGGCCCAGAAGCGTGCCTACCTGCCGGGCATCGTGAGCGGCGAGACGGTCTGCGCCCTCGGCATCACCGAGCCCGGGACGGGCTCGGACATGGCGGGCATCGCCACCCGGGCGGTGCGCGACGGCGACCGCTACCTGCTCACCGGCAGCAAGATCTTCATCACCAACGGCGTGCACGGCGATCTCTACTTCATCGCGGCGCGCACGCATGCCGGCACCGCCGAGCGCCGGCACGCGGGCATCTCGATGTTCCTGGTGGAGCGCGGGTGGCCCGGCTTCACGGTGAGCCGGCGGCTCGACAAGATGGGCATGTGCGCCTCGGACACCGCCGAGCTGTCGCTGGAGGAATGCCCGGTGCCGGTCGCCAACCTCCTGGGCGAGGAGGGCCGCGGCTTCCACCAGCTGGCGGCCGGCCTGCAGCGTGAGCGCATCATGGCCGCGGTGCTCGCGCTCTCGGGCGCCGGCCAGGCCCTCGAGGACACCACGGGCTACCTTCGCGAGCGACACGCCTTCGACGGACCGCTCGCCGGCAAGCCGGTGCTGCGGCACCGGGTGGCCGACATGGCCACCGAGATCGAGGCGGCCCGCCACCTGGTCCATCACGCGGCCGCGCTCTACACCGCGGGCGAGGACTGCGTGACCGCGGTGTCGATGGCGAAGCTCTTCGCCACCGAGGTCGCCAATCGCGTCGCCTACCAGGCGGTGCAGCTGCACGGCGGCTACGGCTACATGCGCGAGTTCCCGGTCGAGCGCTTCTTCCGCGACGTGCGGCTCTGGACGATCGCCTCCGGCACCTCGGAGATCATGCGCGAGATCATCGCCAAGCGGATCCTCTCGTGA
- a CDS encoding enoyl-CoA hydratase/isomerase family protein yields MSAAPAVTLTQDGAVARLTLERPEARNALSRAMADALEGALARLARADDARAVVVAGRGRSFCAGADISEMPTLSPDEAEALAARWQRIMDGFAALPQVTIAAVQGHALGGGLMLAIAQDLRVAEASARFGLPEVGLGFNPGYGLARLLDIAGGAHGRDLMLTARVVDAAEAFRMGLVTRVVPDGALGAAADEMARDVARSPRGGLAASKAITADLRAGRAGTEPRAYGALRAAPDAQARIAAFLNRRRP; encoded by the coding sequence GTGAGCGCCGCGCCGGCCGTCACCCTCACCCAGGACGGCGCGGTGGCCCGCCTGACGCTCGAGCGGCCCGAGGCCCGCAACGCGCTCAGCCGGGCCATGGCCGACGCGCTCGAGGGTGCCCTCGCGCGCCTGGCCCGCGCCGACGACGCGCGCGCGGTGGTGGTGGCCGGCCGGGGCCGATCCTTCTGCGCGGGCGCCGACATCTCCGAGATGCCCACGCTGTCGCCCGACGAGGCCGAGGCGCTGGCCGCGCGCTGGCAGCGCATCATGGACGGCTTCGCGGCCCTGCCCCAGGTGACGATCGCGGCCGTCCAGGGCCACGCCCTCGGCGGCGGGCTCATGCTCGCGATCGCGCAGGATCTCCGCGTGGCCGAGGCCTCCGCGCGCTTCGGGCTGCCCGAGGTGGGCCTGGGCTTCAACCCGGGCTACGGCCTCGCCCGGCTGCTCGACATCGCCGGCGGGGCCCACGGGCGCGACCTGATGCTCACCGCCCGCGTCGTCGACGCCGCCGAGGCCTTTCGCATGGGCCTCGTGACCCGCGTGGTGCCCGACGGGGCGCTCGGCGCCGCGGCCGACGAGATGGCGCGCGACGTCGCGCGGTCGCCGCGCGGCGGCCTCGCCGCGAGCAAGGCCATCACCGCGGACCTGCGCGCGGGCCGGGCCGGCACCGAGCCGCGCGCCTACGGGGCCCTGCGCGCGGCGCCCGACGCCCAGGCCCGCATCGCCGCCTTCCTGAACCGTCGCCGACCGTAG
- a CDS encoding cobalamin-independent methionine synthase II family protein, which produces MAATLPLLYTHVMGSHGFPSWFWTALDKIKAGEYGQTDVRETFDDATQLAIRDQERAGIDVVCDGEMRRYFFVQTFYGHMEGLETLEPLRKTGLYAYDSVPRYRATRKVTVPRGLGTVDEFKYLMTQTDRPVKATCPGPVTLSIHIQTRPGDAYNGDRLALCWDLVPAVNAELRALAAAGATWIQVDEPSAAIVPGQAAEYVKMFNACVEGVPAKIGYHVCFGNLLSRPRGKRSYRWMFPALLETRCDQFVFEYANREMAEIEMWKEIGVDRDVACGVVDVKSFYMETPEDVAERVRLCLDSVPAERLSLVPDCGFFPVPRWVAFEKLKRLAAGVALARRQLQG; this is translated from the coding sequence ATGGCCGCCACGCTTCCGCTCCTCTACACGCACGTCATGGGCAGCCACGGCTTTCCTTCGTGGTTCTGGACCGCGCTCGACAAGATCAAGGCCGGCGAGTACGGGCAGACCGACGTGCGCGAGACCTTCGACGACGCCACCCAGCTCGCGATCCGCGACCAGGAGCGGGCGGGCATCGACGTCGTCTGCGACGGCGAGATGCGGCGCTACTTCTTCGTGCAGACCTTCTACGGGCACATGGAGGGGCTCGAGACGCTCGAGCCGCTGCGCAAGACCGGCCTCTACGCCTACGACAGCGTGCCGCGCTACCGCGCCACCCGGAAGGTCACGGTGCCGCGGGGCCTCGGCACGGTCGACGAGTTCAAGTACCTGATGACCCAGACCGACCGGCCGGTGAAGGCCACCTGCCCGGGCCCGGTGACCCTGTCCATCCACATCCAGACCCGCCCGGGCGACGCCTACAACGGCGATCGGCTCGCCCTCTGCTGGGACCTGGTGCCTGCGGTCAATGCGGAGCTCCGAGCGCTGGCCGCGGCGGGAGCGACGTGGATCCAGGTCGACGAGCCGTCCGCCGCCATCGTGCCGGGCCAGGCCGCCGAGTACGTGAAGATGTTCAACGCCTGCGTGGAGGGCGTGCCCGCGAAGATCGGCTACCACGTCTGCTTCGGGAACCTGCTCTCGCGCCCGCGCGGCAAGCGGTCGTATCGCTGGATGTTCCCGGCGCTGCTGGAGACGCGCTGCGACCAGTTCGTGTTCGAGTACGCGAACCGGGAGATGGCAGAGATCGAGATGTGGAAGGAGATCGGGGTGGACCGCGACGTCGCGTGCGGAGTGGTTGACGTGAAGAGCTTCTACATGGAGACTCCCGAGGACGTGGCCGAGCGGGTGCGCCTCTGCCTCGACAGCGTCCCGGCGGAGCGGCTCTCGCTGGTGCCGGACTGCGGGTTCTTCCCGGTGCCGCGCTGGGTCGCCTTCGAAAAGCTCAAGCGCCTCGCCGCCGGCGTGGCGCTGGCGCGGCGGCAATTGCAGGGCTGA